One genomic segment of Aquamicrobium lusatiense includes these proteins:
- a CDS encoding DUF982 domain-containing protein — protein sequence MKADAASPYSHRIGRNGEKQMDRLQFSVPVRLSLKDGQPVEEIYCVDQALAFLQNWPVGRQGPLFQAAFDACFGASVDVVSTEEARKAFAAFCRVSDLLAKDAVLSDRGGEEHRIRPA from the coding sequence GTGAAAGCCGATGCCGCCTCACCATATTCTCACAGGATCGGCCGAAACGGGGAAAAGCAAATGGACAGGCTACAGTTTTCAGTTCCGGTGCGTCTTTCATTGAAGGACGGGCAGCCCGTTGAAGAGATTTACTGCGTCGACCAGGCGCTCGCCTTTCTCCAGAACTGGCCGGTGGGCAGGCAGGGGCCATTGTTTCAGGCAGCTTTCGATGCCTGCTTTGGCGCGAGCGTCGATGTTGTTTCCACTGAGGAGGCGCGCAAGGCGTTCGCTGCGTTCTGTCGCGTGAGCGACCTGCTTGCCAAAGATGCGGTGCTTTCGGATCGAGGCGGCGAGGAGCATCGGATCCGGCCGGCCTGA